A genome region from Vicia villosa cultivar HV-30 ecotype Madison, WI unplaced genomic scaffold, Vvil1.0 ctg.005015F_1_1, whole genome shotgun sequence includes the following:
- the LOC131642445 gene encoding uncharacterized protein LOC131642445: protein MWSAARATTVPAWERAMAKMKSMKQSAWKDMMDIPAHYWSRSHFKTYSKCDLQVNNMCEAFNRAVLEYRDKPIITLLEGIKHYLTKRITKQKEVMTNYSGDICPRIQLVLETNKKDAQHWTPTWHGDDDMAIYGVTNGRDTYVVNLKNETCACRKWDLTGIPCSHSITCMWQHKNKPEDYVSQYYRKSNYKNTYSHIIYPTNGPQLWPLDEQSKMNPPIMRRAIGRPKKMRNKANDEQKNPHVLPRRFATVTCTKCGAMGHNKRSCKGKRAADRAIPKGGNTKTKKGGQQKKTNTSQVEIGSSSQEPQPTQQSQHEQL from the exons ATGTGGAGTGCGGCTAGAGCTACAACTGTACCAGCATGGGAAAGGGCAATGGCAAAGATGAAGAGCATGAAGCAATCTGCATGGAAGGATATGATGGATATCCCTGCCCATTATTGGAGTAGATCTCACTTCAAAACATATTCTAAATGTGATCTTCAAGTAAACAACATGTGCGAGGCTTTTAATAGGGCAGTTCTAGAATATAGGGATAAACCAATCATCACATTGTTAGAAGGGATTAAGCACTACCTTACCAAAAGGATAACTAAGCAAAAGGAAGTCATGACTAACTACAGTGGTGACATATGCCCCAGAATACAACTTGTGCTTGAAACCAACAAGAAGGATGCACAACATTGGACTCCAACATGGCATGGTGATGATGACATGGCAATATATGGTGTGACTAATGGAAGGGACACTTATGTGGTTAATTTGAAGAATGAGACTTGTGCATGTAGGAAATGGGATTTAACTGGAATCCCTTGCAGTCATTCCATTACATGTATGTGGCAACACAAGAATAAACCAGAAGATTATGTTTCTCAATATTACAG GAAGAGTAATTACAAGAACACTTACTCCCATATTATATACCCTACTAATGGTCCACAGCTTTGGCCTTTGGATGAGCAATCTAAAATGAATCCACCAATTATGAGAAGGGCCATAGGTCGTCCTAAGAAAATGAGGAACAAGGCTAATGATGAACAAAAGAATCCGCATgtccttcctagaagatttgcaacAGTCACATGTACTAAGTGTGGAGCAATGGGACACAACAAGAGGAGTTGCAAGGGAAAGAGGGCAGCTGACAGAGCCATCCCAAAAGGTGGAAATACCAAGACTAAAAAGGGTGGTCAACAGAAGAAAACCAACACAAGTCAAGTTGAGATTGGATCCTCATCACAGGAACCCCAACCAACTCAACAATCTCAGCATGAACAGCTATAG